In one Hymenobacter sp. DG25B genomic region, the following are encoded:
- the era gene encoding GTPase Era, with product MNTTPTPHRAGFVSIIGKPNVGKSTLMNALVGERLSIVTSKAQTTRHRILGILNGDDFQLIYSDTPGIIQPKYELHNAMMSFVYSSLEDADVVLFVTDIYEKHDEEPIVERLRKMQDVTIMVLVNKIDQADQADVEAKLAYWHEQLPNAAEVLPISALNAFGTERVLELVLEKLPVHPPYYPKDELTDKPERFFAAEMIREKIFKLYKKEVPYSCEVTIDEFKEEEDIIRMRSTIYVERASQKGIVIGQKGEALKKVGTWAREEMEKFFLKKVFLEIHVKVNENWRADPKALSRFGYNQ from the coding sequence ATGAATACCACCCCTACTCCACACCGCGCTGGCTTCGTGAGCATTATCGGCAAACCCAACGTGGGCAAGTCGACGCTGATGAACGCGCTGGTAGGTGAGCGGCTGAGCATCGTCACGAGCAAAGCCCAAACCACCCGCCACCGTATCCTCGGCATCCTCAACGGCGACGATTTCCAGCTGATCTACTCCGATACGCCCGGCATCATTCAGCCCAAATATGAGCTGCACAACGCCATGATGTCGTTTGTGTACTCTTCTCTGGAAGATGCTGACGTGGTGCTGTTTGTAACGGATATCTACGAAAAGCACGACGAAGAACCCATTGTGGAGCGCCTGCGCAAGATGCAGGACGTTACCATTATGGTGCTCGTCAATAAAATAGACCAGGCCGACCAGGCCGATGTGGAAGCCAAGCTGGCCTACTGGCACGAGCAGCTACCCAACGCCGCCGAGGTGCTGCCCATCTCCGCCCTGAATGCCTTCGGGACCGAACGGGTGCTGGAGCTTGTGCTGGAAAAGCTGCCGGTGCACCCGCCGTATTATCCCAAAGATGAACTAACCGACAAGCCCGAGCGGTTTTTTGCCGCCGAGATGATTCGGGAGAAAATCTTTAAGCTCTACAAAAAAGAGGTGCCTTACAGCTGTGAGGTCACTATTGATGAGTTTAAAGAAGAAGAAGACATCATCCGGATGCGCTCCACTATTTATGTGGAGCGGGCCAGCCAGAAAGGCATTGTCATTGGCCAGAAAGGCGAGGCGCTAAAGAAAGTAGGCACCTGGGCCCGCGAGGAAATGGAGAAATTCTTTCTGAAGAAAGTGTTCCTCGAAATCCACGTGAAAGTCAACGAAAACTGGCGCGCCGACCCCAAAG